In Neoarius graeffei isolate fNeoGra1 chromosome 15, fNeoGra1.pri, whole genome shotgun sequence, a single genomic region encodes these proteins:
- the tm4sf4 gene encoding transmembrane 4 L6 family member 4, with amino-acid sequence MCSGNFAKCLGITLIPLAILCFLCNVLLLFPGGKPAKNNNDITDEAWYFGGIIGSGILMIFPALVFLGLKTNDCCGCCGNESCGQRFAMFFSIIFAAVGLLGAGYSFIVSAVAINRGPKCLTNGTYTYPFNEGNYLSNKTIWDFCEGPSGIVSWHLTLFSMLLIMGLVQMALCIFQVVNGLIGTICGDCCGCCGV; translated from the exons ATGTGTTCTGGGAATTTTGCAAAGTGTTTGGGTATCACCCTCATTCCTTTAGCTATCCTTTGCTTCCTCTGCAACGTCCTGCTGCTCTTCCCTGGAGGTAAACCTGCGAAGAACAATAATGACATTACAGATGAGGCCTGGTACTTCGGAGGAATAATCGGCTCTGGAATATTG ATGATTTTCCCAGCACTCGTCTTCTTGGGACTGAAAACCAATGACTGCTGTGGCTGCTGTGGCAATGAGAGCTGTGGGCAAAGATTTGCG ATGTTTTTCTCCATTATATTTGCTGCAGTTGGCCTTTTGGGAGCTGGTTATTCTTTCATCGTGTCAGCGGTTGCCATTAATCGGGGGCCTAAATGTTTAACAAATGGCACATATACATACCCATTCAATGAGGG TAACTACCTGTCCAACAAAACAATTTGGGACTTTTGTGAGGGGCCTTCAGGGATCGTGTCATGGCACCTAACGCTCTTCTCCATGCTGTTGATAATGGGCCTGGTTCAAATGGCGCTGTGTATATTTCAGGTCGTCAATGGCCTAATTGGCACCATCTGCGGAGACTGCTGTGGATGTTGCGGGGTATGA